A window from Pseudomonas kribbensis encodes these proteins:
- the inhA gene encoding isonitrile hydratase, with protein sequence MALQIGFLLFPQVQQLDLTGPYDVLASLPDVQVHLVWKDLVPVTSSTGLLLKPTTTFEDCPDLDVICVPGGAGVGPLMEDEQTLDFIRSQAAQARYVTSVCTGSLVLGAAGLLQGKRATTHWAYHELLSTLGAIPVKDRVVRDGNLFTGGGITAGIDFALTLAQELVGADTAQLVQLQLEYAPAPPFDSGSPETAPSAVVEEARKRAAPSLKLRTEITERAAAKLNLR encoded by the coding sequence ATGGCGTTGCAGATCGGTTTTCTGTTGTTTCCCCAGGTGCAGCAACTCGACCTGACCGGCCCGTATGACGTGCTGGCCTCGTTGCCGGACGTGCAGGTGCATCTGGTCTGGAAGGATCTGGTGCCGGTGACTTCCAGCACCGGGCTGCTGCTGAAACCGACCACAACCTTCGAGGATTGTCCTGATCTGGACGTGATCTGCGTGCCCGGCGGCGCCGGGGTCGGACCGTTGATGGAGGATGAGCAGACGCTGGACTTCATCAGGTCGCAAGCGGCACAGGCTCGGTACGTTACGTCGGTTTGCACCGGTTCGCTGGTGCTCGGCGCGGCGGGTCTGTTGCAGGGCAAACGGGCTACCACGCACTGGGCTTATCACGAGTTACTGTCGACCCTCGGCGCGATTCCGGTGAAGGATCGGGTGGTGCGTGACGGCAATCTGTTTACCGGGGGCGGCATCACGGCCGGGATCGATTTTGCCCTGACACTGGCGCAGGAACTGGTCGGTGCCGACACGGCGCAACTGGTGCAGTTGCAGCTGGAATATGCGCCGGCGCCGCCGTTTGATTCCGGTAGCCCGGAGACGGCACCGAGTGCGGTTGTTGAAGAAGCCCGCAAGCGTGCAGCGCCGTCGTTGAAGCTGCGCACTGAAATAACCGAACGCGCGGCGGCGAAGCTCAACCTGCGCTGA
- a CDS encoding GlxA family transcriptional regulator: MPKTIHVLAFANVQLLDVTGPLQVFASANDIARQQGLPAPYAPTVIASGGGAVNSSAGLAMLAEPLPKQPSDTLIIAGGWGVYAASEDVELVSWVREHASGCRRVASVCTGAFLLAASGWLDGRRVVTHWTRCEQLAKQHPRLQVEPNPIFINDGPVWTSAGVTAGIDLALAMVEDDLGRDMALDVARQLVVFLKRPGGQSQFSVTLSLQKQGNRFDDLHAWIAEHLTCDLGIPTLAEQAGMSERSFVRHYRADTGQTPARAIELIRVETARRLLSDTGLPIKRVAANCGFGSEETLRRSFLRAMGVTPQAYRERFSVSAGADPVMP; encoded by the coding sequence ATGCCGAAAACCATCCACGTCCTCGCGTTCGCCAATGTGCAACTGCTCGACGTTACCGGGCCGTTGCAAGTCTTCGCCTCGGCCAACGACATAGCCCGTCAGCAGGGTTTGCCTGCGCCGTACGCGCCAACGGTCATCGCCAGCGGCGGCGGGGCGGTGAACTCTTCTGCCGGGTTGGCGATGCTGGCCGAACCGCTGCCAAAACAGCCCAGCGATACCCTGATCATCGCCGGCGGCTGGGGCGTGTATGCGGCCTCCGAAGATGTCGAGTTGGTGAGTTGGGTGCGCGAACATGCCAGCGGCTGCCGGCGCGTGGCCTCGGTTTGCACCGGTGCATTTCTGCTGGCCGCCAGCGGCTGGCTCGACGGTCGCCGGGTCGTCACCCACTGGACCCGCTGCGAACAACTGGCGAAGCAGCACCCGCGCTTACAGGTCGAACCGAATCCGATCTTCATCAACGACGGCCCGGTCTGGACCTCGGCGGGCGTCACCGCCGGCATCGACCTGGCGCTGGCCATGGTCGAAGACGACCTCGGTCGCGACATGGCCCTGGACGTCGCCCGGCAACTGGTGGTGTTCCTCAAGCGACCGGGCGGGCAGTCGCAATTCAGCGTGACGCTGTCACTGCAAAAACAGGGCAACCGCTTCGACGACCTGCACGCGTGGATCGCCGAACACCTGACCTGCGATCTGGGCATCCCGACCCTCGCCGAACAGGCCGGCATGAGCGAACGCAGTTTCGTGCGCCACTACCGCGCCGACACCGGCCAGACCCCGGCGCGGGCCATCGAATTGATCCGCGTGGAAACGGCGCGCCGGCTGCTGAGTGACACCGGACTGCCGATCAAACGGGTCGCGGCCAATTGTGGATTTGGCAGTGAAGAAACCTTGAGACGCAGTTTCCTGCGGGCCATGGGTGTGACGCCGCAGGCGTATCGGGAGCGGTTTTCGGTCAGCGCCGGAGCAGATCCAGTAATGCCTTGA
- a CDS encoding alpha/beta fold hydrolase, whose translation MSKCLQKIAKTAVLELAYEHHGPENGTPVILLHGFPYSPRAYDEIAPPLAAKGYRVIVPYLRGYGPTRFNSPDTLRSGQQAALAQDLLDLMDALRIEQATLCGYDWGGRAACIVAALFPERVRGLVTGDGYNLQDIPHSIQPLDPETEHRFWYQYYFHTPRGVEGLTQNRRALCELLWQLWSPTWARNAERFPLSAPAFENPDFVDVVIHSYRHRFMYAPGDPALEWMEQALEKQPAISVPTISLCGADDGVGPAPEDDEDAHHFTGIYERRVLAGVGHNIPEEAPDETLKALLDLLRR comes from the coding sequence ATGTCCAAGTGTCTTCAAAAAATAGCAAAAACGGCCGTACTCGAACTTGCCTATGAGCATCACGGCCCGGAAAACGGCACGCCGGTCATCCTGCTTCACGGCTTCCCCTACTCTCCTCGCGCCTACGACGAAATCGCCCCGCCCCTCGCCGCCAAGGGTTACCGGGTAATCGTGCCGTACCTGCGCGGTTACGGGCCGACCCGTTTCAACAGCCCGGACACGTTGCGTTCCGGCCAGCAGGCGGCGCTGGCTCAGGATTTGTTGGATCTGATGGACGCATTGCGTATCGAGCAAGCGACGTTGTGCGGTTACGACTGGGGTGGTCGGGCGGCGTGCATTGTGGCGGCGTTGTTCCCGGAGCGCGTGCGCGGGTTGGTGACGGGCGATGGCTATAACCTTCAGGACATTCCGCATTCGATCCAGCCGCTGGATCCCGAGACCGAGCATCGCTTCTGGTATCAGTATTACTTCCACACGCCCCGTGGCGTTGAAGGGCTGACGCAGAATCGCCGGGCGCTGTGCGAGTTGCTCTGGCAGTTGTGGTCGCCGACCTGGGCGCGGAACGCCGAGCGTTTTCCTCTGAGCGCACCGGCGTTCGAAAACCCGGATTTTGTTGACGTGGTGATTCACTCTTATCGCCATCGCTTCATGTATGCGCCGGGCGATCCGGCGCTGGAGTGGATGGAGCAGGCGCTGGAGAAACAACCGGCGATCAGCGTTCCGACGATTTCGCTGTGCGGTGCCGATGATGGTGTCGGACCGGCACCCGAAGACGATGAAGATGCGCACCACTTCACCGGGATTTACGAGCGGCGGGTGCTGGCCGGTGTCGGGCATAACATTCCGGAAGAGGCGCCGGATGAAACACTCAAGGCATTACTGGATCTGCTCCGGCGCTGA
- a CDS encoding glycoside hydrolase family 15 protein yields the protein MAEHPSERQSPIDAHGIIGDMRSAALVNDKGSVDFFCWPEFDSPSIFCSLLDTPDAGIFQLAPVLPDARREQIYLPDTNVLQTRWLSDHAVVEITDLLPIGDNDEALPVLIRRVRVVSGQATFHLRCAVRHDYARAETRAAIDKKDVLFSASGQPTLRLASDQALSVDHDAAVGQFTLKQDETAAFMLGASDDPRFAEGAAKLCIERTLKFWRDWIGQSNYRGRWREMVNRSALALKLLTSRQHGAILAAATFGLPETPGGERNWDYRYTWIRDASFTVYAFMRLGFVDEANGYMRWLRGRVSDCSGQPMKLNILYAIDGRQELPETELTHLSGHGGAKPVRIGNGAYDQIQLDIFGELMDAVYLVNKYGDAISHEGWKHVMEVVDQVCETWQTKDVGIWEMRGEQHHFLHSRLMCWVALDRAIRLASKRSLPAPFARWDQTRQAIHADIWDNFWNPERGHFVQYQGGTALDGSMLLMPLVRFVSAKDPRWLATLEAIEKHLVRDGMVYRYRNDDSGIDGLSGTEGAFAACSFWYVECLARAGQVEKAHLEFEQLLRYANPLGLYAEEFDNRGRHLGNTPQALTHLALISAASFLDRKLSGEKNYWQP from the coding sequence ATGGCTGAGCATCCTTCCGAACGACAAAGCCCCATCGACGCCCACGGCATCATTGGCGACATGCGCAGTGCCGCGCTGGTCAATGACAAGGGCAGCGTGGATTTCTTCTGCTGGCCGGAGTTCGACAGCCCGTCGATCTTCTGTTCGCTGCTGGACACGCCCGACGCCGGGATTTTCCAGTTGGCCCCGGTCCTGCCCGACGCCCGCCGCGAGCAGATCTACCTGCCGGATACCAACGTCCTGCAGACCCGCTGGCTCAGCGATCACGCCGTGGTGGAAATCACCGATCTGCTGCCCATTGGCGACAACGATGAGGCGTTACCGGTTTTGATCCGCCGGGTTCGGGTGGTCAGCGGGCAGGCAACGTTTCATCTGCGCTGCGCCGTCCGGCATGACTACGCCCGCGCTGAAACTCGCGCCGCCATCGACAAGAAGGATGTGCTGTTCAGCGCCAGCGGGCAGCCGACATTGCGGCTGGCCTCGGATCAAGCCTTGAGCGTCGATCACGATGCGGCAGTCGGGCAATTCACCCTCAAGCAGGATGAAACGGCAGCGTTCATGCTCGGCGCCAGCGACGATCCGCGTTTTGCCGAAGGAGCCGCCAAGCTGTGCATCGAGCGCACGCTGAAGTTCTGGCGCGACTGGATCGGCCAGTCCAACTATCGCGGGCGCTGGCGGGAAATGGTCAACCGTTCTGCCCTCGCCCTGAAGCTGCTGACCTCGCGCCAGCACGGCGCAATCCTCGCCGCCGCCACCTTCGGTCTGCCGGAAACCCCCGGTGGCGAACGCAACTGGGACTATCGCTACACCTGGATCCGCGATGCCTCGTTCACCGTTTACGCCTTCATGCGCCTGGGTTTTGTCGACGAAGCTAACGGCTACATGCGCTGGTTGCGCGGGCGGGTCAGTGATTGCAGCGGCCAACCGATGAAGCTGAACATCCTCTACGCCATCGACGGTCGTCAGGAACTGCCGGAAACCGAACTCACGCACTTGTCAGGCCACGGCGGCGCGAAACCGGTGCGCATCGGCAATGGCGCCTACGACCAGATTCAACTGGATATCTTCGGCGAACTGATGGACGCCGTTTATCTGGTCAACAAGTACGGCGACGCGATTTCCCACGAAGGTTGGAAACATGTGATGGAAGTGGTCGATCAGGTCTGTGAGACCTGGCAGACCAAGGATGTAGGCATCTGGGAAATGCGCGGTGAGCAACATCACTTCCTGCATTCACGGCTGATGTGCTGGGTGGCGCTGGACCGCGCGATCCGCCTGGCCTCGAAACGCTCGCTGCCGGCGCCCTTCGCCCGCTGGGACCAGACCCGCCAGGCAATCCACGCCGACATCTGGGACAACTTCTGGAACCCGGAGCGAGGGCATTTCGTGCAGTACCAGGGCGGCACCGCGCTGGACGGTTCGATGTTGCTGATGCCGCTGGTGCGCTTCGTCAGTGCCAAGGACCCGCGCTGGCTCGCGACACTGGAAGCCATCGAAAAACATCTGGTGCGCGACGGCATGGTTTACCGCTATCGCAATGACGATTCGGGGATCGACGGTTTGTCCGGCACCGAAGGCGCCTTCGCCGCGTGCTCGTTCTGGTACGTGGAATGCCTGGCCCGCGCCGGGCAAGTGGAAAAGGCCCATCTGGAGTTCGAGCAATTGCTGCGTTACGCCAATCCGCTGGGGTTGTACGCGGAGGAATTCGACAACCGTGGCCGGCATCTGGGCAACACGCCCCAGGCATTGACCCATCTGGCGCTGATCAGCGCGGCGAGTTTTCTGGATCGCAAGTTGAGTGGGGAGAAGAATTACTGGCAGCCGTAG
- a CDS encoding glucose 1-dehydrogenase, giving the protein MQISLARQVALVTGASSGIGHGAAKALAAAGAAVVINYNRQAEPAETLARQIVADGGQAIAIGADVSKEEDVERLFRQTLDAFGTLDILVANSGLQKDAAAVDMSLADWNTVIGVNLTGQFLCARAALRIFNRQGVREGVSRAAGKIIHMSSVHQRIPWAGHVNYAASKGGVDQLMQTLAQEVSHQRIRINGIAPGAIRTAINKDATEGDAGQALLKLIPYGRIGDVEDVANAVVFLASDASDYIVGTTLFIDGGMSLYPEFRGNG; this is encoded by the coding sequence ATGCAGATTTCCCTCGCCCGCCAAGTTGCTCTTGTCACCGGCGCCAGTTCCGGCATCGGCCACGGCGCCGCCAAAGCCCTGGCCGCGGCCGGTGCCGCCGTGGTCATCAACTACAACCGTCAGGCCGAACCCGCCGAAACGCTGGCCCGGCAGATCGTCGCCGACGGTGGTCAGGCCATCGCCATCGGTGCCGATGTTTCGAAGGAAGAGGACGTGGAGCGACTGTTCCGGCAGACCCTCGACGCCTTCGGCACGCTGGACATTCTGGTGGCCAATTCCGGCCTGCAAAAAGACGCGGCGGCTGTGGATATGTCGCTGGCGGATTGGAACACGGTGATCGGCGTCAACCTCACCGGCCAGTTCCTCTGCGCCCGCGCCGCGCTGCGGATCTTCAATCGCCAGGGCGTGCGCGAGGGCGTGTCCCGGGCCGCCGGCAAAATCATCCATATGAGCTCGGTGCACCAGCGCATTCCGTGGGCCGGGCACGTCAATTACGCGGCGTCCAAGGGTGGCGTCGATCAATTGATGCAGACCCTGGCCCAGGAGGTCAGCCACCAGCGTATCCGCATCAACGGCATCGCGCCGGGAGCAATCCGCACGGCGATCAATAAGGATGCCACCGAAGGCGACGCCGGCCAGGCCCTGCTCAAACTCATCCCTTACGGGCGCATCGGCGATGTCGAGGACGTGGCCAACGCGGTGGTGTTCCTCGCCTCCGATGCCTCGGACTACATCGTCGGCACCACCCTGTTCATCGACGGCGGCATGAGCCTCTATCCGGAGTTCCGTGGCAATGGCTGA
- a CDS encoding MFS transporter, producing MANPYRELFNAPGARAFVMAGMIARMPISMTGIGVITMLSQLTGGYALAGGVAATFALATAFCAPQVSRLVDRYGQGRILPVSALIGGGALLMLLLCTRLQAPNWTLFVCAALAGCMPSMSAMVRARWTEIYRGQPQLQTAYALESVLDEVCFIVGPPLSVGLCVGVFPEAGPLAALIMLAIGVTAFVAQRGTEPPVHPHESHHQGSIIRSTDVQWLLLLMVAMGMIVGVVDVVSVAFAQQQGQPAAASIVLSVYAIGSCLAGIAFGAMRSKLPLPRLFLYGGLATAVTTLPLLLATNIFGLALAVFIAGLFFSPTLIVAMALIERIVPPAKLTEGLTWLVTGLSIGVAIGAAGSGALVDAFGARSGFWLAIVAGAVVLASAVQSFRHLK from the coding sequence ATGGCAAACCCTTACCGCGAACTGTTCAACGCCCCCGGCGCCCGGGCCTTTGTGATGGCCGGGATGATCGCGCGCATGCCGATTTCCATGACCGGCATCGGTGTGATCACCATGCTTTCGCAGTTGACCGGCGGCTATGCGCTGGCCGGTGGCGTGGCGGCAACCTTCGCGTTGGCCACCGCATTCTGTGCGCCGCAGGTGTCGCGGCTGGTGGACCGTTACGGTCAGGGGCGGATCTTGCCGGTGTCGGCGCTGATCGGTGGTGGGGCGTTGCTGATGTTGTTGCTGTGCACCCGTTTGCAGGCGCCGAACTGGACGTTGTTCGTCTGCGCCGCGCTGGCCGGTTGCATGCCGAGCATGTCGGCGATGGTGCGGGCGCGCTGGACGGAAATCTATCGCGGCCAACCGCAATTGCAGACCGCTTATGCGCTGGAATCGGTGCTCGACGAAGTCTGCTTCATTGTCGGGCCACCGCTGTCGGTGGGGCTGTGCGTCGGCGTGTTTCCCGAGGCCGGGCCACTGGCAGCGCTGATAATGCTGGCCATCGGCGTGACGGCATTCGTTGCACAGCGCGGCACCGAGCCGCCGGTGCATCCTCATGAATCGCATCATCAGGGTTCGATCATTCGTTCCACCGACGTGCAATGGCTGCTGCTGTTGATGGTCGCCATGGGCATGATCGTCGGCGTGGTCGATGTGGTCAGCGTCGCGTTCGCCCAGCAGCAGGGGCAACCGGCGGCGGCGAGCATCGTGTTGTCGGTGTATGCCATCGGCTCCTGCCTGGCCGGCATCGCGTTCGGGGCGATGCGCTCGAAGCTGCCGTTGCCGCGTCTGTTTCTTTACGGCGGTCTGGCGACCGCAGTGACCACGCTGCCGCTGTTGCTGGCGACCAACATCTTCGGTTTGGCCTTGGCGGTGTTCATTGCCGGACTGTTCTTCTCGCCGACCCTGATCGTGGCGATGGCGTTGATCGAACGCATCGTGCCGCCGGCCAAACTCACCGAAGGCCTGACCTGGCTGGTGACCGGCCTGAGCATCGGCGTGGCCATCGGCGCTGCCGGTTCCGGTGCGCTGGTGGATGCGTTCGGCGCCCGCAGCGGATTCTGGCTGGCGATAGTGGCCGGGGCGGTGGTGCTGGCGTCGGCGGTGCAGAGTTTCCGTCACTTGAAGTGA
- a CDS encoding thioesterase II family protein codes for MTKLTLLCLPYSGASAMVYSRWRRQLPSWMQLQPVELPGRGARYDEPLQIDMRALARQLARELKPTLQTPYALFGHSLGALLACELAHAFRDLGAPEAVALFASGTAAPSMRSDYDRGFAEARSDEELIDQLRTFQGTSEEVLANQELMSLTLPVLRADFMMCGRFTPVERPLLNCPVHVLGGKEDRATTEQLIGWSKETLGSFSVDMMTGGHFFIHEHEARVIRTLKSHLEVHHRRHALSAAPAL; via the coding sequence GTGACAAAGCTGACACTGCTGTGCCTGCCCTATTCGGGCGCCAGCGCCATGGTTTACAGCCGCTGGCGGCGCCAGTTGCCGTCGTGGATGCAACTGCAACCGGTGGAGTTGCCCGGGCGCGGCGCGCGCTACGACGAACCCCTGCAAATCGACATGCGGGCGCTGGCCCGGCAACTGGCCCGTGAGCTCAAACCCACATTGCAAACGCCGTACGCGTTGTTCGGGCATAGCCTGGGCGCGCTGCTGGCGTGCGAGCTGGCCCATGCCTTTCGCGATCTGGGCGCGCCCGAAGCGGTGGCGCTGTTTGCGTCCGGCACAGCGGCCCCGAGCATGCGCAGCGATTACGACCGTGGTTTTGCCGAGGCGCGCAGCGACGAGGAATTGATCGACCAGTTGCGCACCTTTCAGGGCACCAGCGAAGAAGTGCTGGCTAACCAGGAACTGATGAGCCTGACCCTGCCGGTGTTGCGTGCCGATTTCATGATGTGCGGCCGCTTCACACCGGTCGAACGGCCGCTGCTCAATTGCCCGGTGCATGTGCTGGGCGGCAAGGAAGACCGGGCGACCACCGAACAATTGATCGGTTGGAGCAAAGAGACCCTTGGCAGCTTCTCGGTGGACATGATGACCGGTGGGCACTTCTTCATTCATGAACATGAAGCCCGGGTCATCCGCACGCTCAAGAGTCACCTGGAAGTCCATCACCGGCGCCATGCGCTGTCGGCGGCACCGGCGTTGTGA
- a CDS encoding TauD/TfdA family dioxygenase has product MAVAEGFSVRPLLPQRGRLPLLVEASDADTDLLAVFDELKELVDEHLLRDGGLLFRGFRLDGAERFREFAASFGHPLLNYEFGSTPRTNVTQGVYTSTEYPAHQSIPLHNEQAYSRDWPMKIWFYSMIAARSGGETPIADSREVYRRIPVAIRERFVSKGLMYVRNFGNGLDVAWEDVFNTDDQAEVEAYCQAHGIICEWKDDGELRTRQTCQAVAQHPVTGDMVWFNQAHLFHISNLQPEVRESLLDIVDEEDLPRNVYYGDGSPIEDEVLSQIRAVLDECTISFPWQEGDVLMLDNMLSAHARSPFEGPRKVIVAMAEGHSQDAL; this is encoded by the coding sequence ATGGCTGTTGCTGAGGGATTTTCCGTCCGTCCGTTGTTGCCGCAACGCGGTCGCCTGCCGCTGCTGGTGGAGGCGAGCGATGCCGATACGGATCTGCTGGCGGTGTTCGATGAACTGAAAGAGCTGGTGGATGAGCATTTGCTGCGCGATGGCGGCCTGCTGTTTCGCGGGTTCCGTCTGGACGGTGCAGAACGCTTTCGCGAATTCGCGGCGAGCTTCGGCCATCCGCTGTTGAACTACGAGTTTGGCTCCACGCCACGCACCAACGTGACCCAGGGTGTGTACACCTCCACCGAATACCCGGCGCACCAGAGTATTCCGCTGCACAACGAGCAGGCCTACTCCCGGGACTGGCCGATGAAGATCTGGTTCTACAGCATGATCGCGGCCAGATCCGGCGGCGAAACGCCGATTGCCGACAGTCGCGAAGTGTATCGGCGGATTCCGGTAGCGATCCGCGAACGTTTCGTCAGCAAGGGGCTGATGTACGTGCGCAATTTCGGCAACGGGCTGGATGTGGCCTGGGAGGATGTGTTCAACACCGATGACCAGGCTGAAGTCGAAGCCTATTGCCAGGCCCACGGCATCATTTGCGAGTGGAAGGACGACGGAGAACTGCGCACTCGCCAGACCTGTCAGGCCGTGGCGCAGCATCCGGTCACTGGGGACATGGTCTGGTTCAATCAGGCGCACCTGTTCCACATTTCCAACCTGCAGCCGGAGGTGCGCGAGAGTCTGCTGGACATCGTCGATGAAGAGGACTTGCCGCGTAACGTCTATTACGGCGATGGCTCGCCCATCGAGGATGAGGTCCTGAGCCAGATCCGCGCGGTACTCGATGAGTGCACCATCAGTTTTCCGTGGCAGGAGGGCGATGTGCTGATGCTCGACAACATGCTGTCGGCTCATGCCCGCTCGCCGTTCGAAGGCCCGCGCAAGGTCATCGTCGCCATGGCCGAGGGGCATTCGCAGGACGCGCTCTGA